A region of Denticeps clupeoides chromosome 19, fDenClu1.1, whole genome shotgun sequence DNA encodes the following proteins:
- the ankrd13b gene encoding ankyrin repeat domain-containing protein 13B isoform X2 — MISSRKSPEHRARFPLHYLVWHDRHRQLEKELAASGQVDLEALDPRGRTPLHLAVTLAHLECARILLLHGADVSKENRNGWTVLQEAISTRDHELVRLVLRYRDYQRTTKRLAGIPLLLERLRQAQDFYVEMKWEFTSWVPLVSRICPSDTYRVWKSGQCLRVDTTLMGFEQMTWQRGNRSFIFRGQDSSAVVMEVDHDRQLVFCETLCVSSLASPTSRAGRGLLGAFQPTEEQVATRLSAPVVTTQLDTRNISFERNKTGILGWRSEKTEIVNGYEAKVYGASNVELITRTRTDHLTEQHKAKPKGSKTPLQSFLGIAEQHMGPNNGTLVTQTSCSVTNPTALTAEEYFNSGLPLGQRDIGHPCHLTTKTQRFKAKLWLCESHPLSLNDQVVPIIDLMAISNALFAKLRDFITLRLPTGFPVKIEIPIYHILNARITFGNLNGCEEGGRSDGETEGQKDCLRTDTPSPGSDSSSMSSSSSTSERHGAYTPPSCRGGEIPPCLFEAPPGYSVLGGTQRENMREEEDDLLQFAIQQSLLEAGSEYDQVTIWEALTNSKPGAHPTSCEPGLLERTPQHKPCIPASPCCTPSRKPARSYDEQLRLAMEISAREQEDSDRRRRQEDEELHRIIQLSLMEK, encoded by the exons ATGATCTCGAGCAGGAAGAGTCCGGAACACAGAGCCCGCTTCCCGCTCCACTACCTGGTCTGGCACGACCGGCACCggcagctggagaaggagctggCGGCGAGCGGCCAG GTGGACCTGGAAGCTCTGGACCCCCGTGGAAGAACCCCCCTCCACCTTGCTGTCACACTTGCACACCTGGAATGTGCCAGGATCCTCTTGCTGCATGGTGCTGATGTCAGCAAAGAGAACCGAAATGGATGGACAG TTCTCCAGGAGGCCATTAGCACACGTGACCATGAGCTGGTGCGCCTGGTCCTGCGTTACCGTGACTACCAGCGGACCACCAAGAGACTGGCAGGGATTCCCCTCCTGTTAGAGCGACTCCGCCAG GCTCAGGACTTTTATGTGGAGATGAAATGGGAGTTTACAAGCTGGG TTCCCTTGGTGTCTCGCATCTGTCCCAGCGACACCTACCGCGTGTGGAAGAGCGGCCAGTGCCTGCGCGTGGACACCACCCTCATGGGCTTCGAGCAGATGACTTGGCAGAGGGGCAACCGCAGTTTTATCTTCCGTGGTCAAG ACTCCAGCgcggtggtgatggaggtggaCCACGACAGGCAGCTGGTGTTTTGCGAGACGCTGTGTGTCTCTTCTCTAGCGTCTCCTACCTCCAGAGCAGGCAGAGGCTTGCTCGGGGCCTTCCAGCCCACCGAAGAGCAGGTAGCCACGAGGCTGTCCGCCCCAGTGGTGACAACTCAACTGGACACCAGGAACATCTCCTTCGAGAG GAACAAAACCGGCATTCTCGGCTGGCGCAGTGAGAAGACCGAGATTGTGAATGGATATGAAGCCAAG GTTTATGGGGCTTCAAACGTGGAGCTGATCACTCGAACCCGAACAGACCACCTCACAGAGCAACACAAAGCCAAACCAAAAG GCAGTAAGACGCCTCTGCAGTCCTTCCTTGGCATCGCTGAGCAGCACATGGGCCCAAACAATGGG ACGCTGGTTACTCAGACATCTTGCTCCGTCACCAACCCCACCGCCCTGACCGCTGAGGAGTACTTCAACTCTGGCCTGCCGCTCGGACAGCGAGACATTGGCCACCCCTGCCACCTCACAACCAAAACTCAGAG GTTTAAGGCCAAGCTGTGGCTGTGCGAGTCCCACCCGCTGTCCCTGAACGACCAAGTGGTGCCCATTATTGACTTGATGGCAATCTCCAATGCCCTCTTTGCCAAGCTGAGGGATTTTATCACCCTCCGGCTGCCCACTGGATTCCCTGTGAAGATTG AGATCCCAATATACCACATCCTGAATGCACGCATTACCTTTGGGAACTTGAATGgctgtgaggaaggaggacgatCAGATGGAGAGACAGAGGGTCAGAAAGACTGCCTCAGAACGGACACGCCGTCCCCAGGCAGCGACTCCTCCAGCATGTCCAGCTCCAGTTCCACCAGTGAGCGCCACGGCGCCTACACGCCAC CTTCATGTCGGGGAGGAGAGATCCCCCCGTGCTTGTTCGAGGCTCCTCCGGGCTACAGTGTTCTGGGAGGCACTCAGAGGGAAAACATGCGCGAGGAAGAGGACGACCTCCTGCAGTTCGCTATTCAGCAGAGCTTGCTGGAGGCCGGCTCAGAGTACGACCAG GTGACCATCTGGGAGGCATTGACAAATAGCAAGCCAGGCGCCCATCCTACCTCGTGCGAGCCCGGCCTGCTTGAAAG GACCCCACAGCACAAACCCTGCATCCCAGCCAGCCCCTGCTGCACCCCCAGCCGTAAACCGGCCCGCAGCTACGACGAGCAGCTGCGTCTGGCCATGGAGATATCGGCACGCGAGCAGGAGGACTCCGATCGCCGACGCAGGCAGGAGGACGAGGAGCTTCACCGCATCATCCAGCTGTCACTCATGGAGAAGTGA
- the ankrd13b gene encoding ankyrin repeat domain-containing protein 13B isoform X1 translates to MISSRKSPEHRARFPLHYLVWHDRHRQLEKELAASGQVDLEALDPRGRTPLHLAVTLAHLECARILLLHGADVSKENRNGWTVLQEAISTRDHELVRLVLRYRDYQRTTKRLAGIPLLLERLRQAQDFYVEMKWEFTSWVPLVSRICPSDTYRVWKSGQCLRVDTTLMGFEQMTWQRGNRSFIFRGQDSSAVVMEVDHDRQLVFCETLCVSSLASPTSRAGRGLLGAFQPTEEQVATRLSAPVVTTQLDTRNISFERNKTGILGWRSEKTEIVNGYEAKVYGASNVELITRTRTDHLTEQHKAKPKGSKTPLQSFLGIAEQHMGPNNGQTLVTQTSCSVTNPTALTAEEYFNSGLPLGQRDIGHPCHLTTKTQRFKAKLWLCESHPLSLNDQVVPIIDLMAISNALFAKLRDFITLRLPTGFPVKIEIPIYHILNARITFGNLNGCEEGGRSDGETEGQKDCLRTDTPSPGSDSSSMSSSSSTSERHGAYTPPSCRGGEIPPCLFEAPPGYSVLGGTQRENMREEEDDLLQFAIQQSLLEAGSEYDQVTIWEALTNSKPGAHPTSCEPGLLERTPQHKPCIPASPCCTPSRKPARSYDEQLRLAMEISAREQEDSDRRRRQEDEELHRIIQLSLMEK, encoded by the exons ATGATCTCGAGCAGGAAGAGTCCGGAACACAGAGCCCGCTTCCCGCTCCACTACCTGGTCTGGCACGACCGGCACCggcagctggagaaggagctggCGGCGAGCGGCCAG GTGGACCTGGAAGCTCTGGACCCCCGTGGAAGAACCCCCCTCCACCTTGCTGTCACACTTGCACACCTGGAATGTGCCAGGATCCTCTTGCTGCATGGTGCTGATGTCAGCAAAGAGAACCGAAATGGATGGACAG TTCTCCAGGAGGCCATTAGCACACGTGACCATGAGCTGGTGCGCCTGGTCCTGCGTTACCGTGACTACCAGCGGACCACCAAGAGACTGGCAGGGATTCCCCTCCTGTTAGAGCGACTCCGCCAG GCTCAGGACTTTTATGTGGAGATGAAATGGGAGTTTACAAGCTGGG TTCCCTTGGTGTCTCGCATCTGTCCCAGCGACACCTACCGCGTGTGGAAGAGCGGCCAGTGCCTGCGCGTGGACACCACCCTCATGGGCTTCGAGCAGATGACTTGGCAGAGGGGCAACCGCAGTTTTATCTTCCGTGGTCAAG ACTCCAGCgcggtggtgatggaggtggaCCACGACAGGCAGCTGGTGTTTTGCGAGACGCTGTGTGTCTCTTCTCTAGCGTCTCCTACCTCCAGAGCAGGCAGAGGCTTGCTCGGGGCCTTCCAGCCCACCGAAGAGCAGGTAGCCACGAGGCTGTCCGCCCCAGTGGTGACAACTCAACTGGACACCAGGAACATCTCCTTCGAGAG GAACAAAACCGGCATTCTCGGCTGGCGCAGTGAGAAGACCGAGATTGTGAATGGATATGAAGCCAAG GTTTATGGGGCTTCAAACGTGGAGCTGATCACTCGAACCCGAACAGACCACCTCACAGAGCAACACAAAGCCAAACCAAAAG GCAGTAAGACGCCTCTGCAGTCCTTCCTTGGCATCGCTGAGCAGCACATGGGCCCAAACAATGGG CAGACGCTGGTTACTCAGACATCTTGCTCCGTCACCAACCCCACCGCCCTGACCGCTGAGGAGTACTTCAACTCTGGCCTGCCGCTCGGACAGCGAGACATTGGCCACCCCTGCCACCTCACAACCAAAACTCAGAG GTTTAAGGCCAAGCTGTGGCTGTGCGAGTCCCACCCGCTGTCCCTGAACGACCAAGTGGTGCCCATTATTGACTTGATGGCAATCTCCAATGCCCTCTTTGCCAAGCTGAGGGATTTTATCACCCTCCGGCTGCCCACTGGATTCCCTGTGAAGATTG AGATCCCAATATACCACATCCTGAATGCACGCATTACCTTTGGGAACTTGAATGgctgtgaggaaggaggacgatCAGATGGAGAGACAGAGGGTCAGAAAGACTGCCTCAGAACGGACACGCCGTCCCCAGGCAGCGACTCCTCCAGCATGTCCAGCTCCAGTTCCACCAGTGAGCGCCACGGCGCCTACACGCCAC CTTCATGTCGGGGAGGAGAGATCCCCCCGTGCTTGTTCGAGGCTCCTCCGGGCTACAGTGTTCTGGGAGGCACTCAGAGGGAAAACATGCGCGAGGAAGAGGACGACCTCCTGCAGTTCGCTATTCAGCAGAGCTTGCTGGAGGCCGGCTCAGAGTACGACCAG GTGACCATCTGGGAGGCATTGACAAATAGCAAGCCAGGCGCCCATCCTACCTCGTGCGAGCCCGGCCTGCTTGAAAG GACCCCACAGCACAAACCCTGCATCCCAGCCAGCCCCTGCTGCACCCCCAGCCGTAAACCGGCCCGCAGCTACGACGAGCAGCTGCGTCTGGCCATGGAGATATCGGCACGCGAGCAGGAGGACTCCGATCGCCGACGCAGGCAGGAGGACGAGGAGCTTCACCGCATCATCCAGCTGTCACTCATGGAGAAGTGA